A section of the Pseudomonas tritici genome encodes:
- the tpx gene encoding thiol peroxidase codes for MAQVTLKGNPVQVEGELPKVGAKAADFTLTAGDLSNATLATFAGKRKVLNIFPSVDTPTCATSVRKFNAQANDVENTVVLCISTDLPFAQARFCGSEGLENVKNLSDFRDSDFAVDYGVAIADGPLKGLTARAVVVLDENDNVLHSELVKEIAEEPNYEAALAVLK; via the coding sequence ATGGCTCAAGTCACTCTCAAAGGCAACCCGGTCCAGGTTGAAGGCGAACTGCCGAAAGTCGGCGCCAAAGCCGCAGACTTCACCCTGACCGCCGGCGATCTGTCCAACGCCACCCTGGCCACCTTTGCGGGCAAGCGTAAGGTGCTGAACATCTTCCCAAGTGTCGACACCCCAACCTGCGCGACTTCGGTGCGCAAGTTCAACGCCCAGGCCAACGATGTGGAAAACACCGTGGTGCTGTGCATCTCCACCGACCTGCCGTTCGCCCAAGCGCGTTTCTGCGGCTCCGAAGGCCTGGAAAACGTGAAGAACCTGTCTGATTTCCGCGATTCGGATTTCGCGGTTGATTACGGTGTGGCGATTGCCGACGGCCCGCTCAAAGGCCTGACCGCTCGTGCCGTCGTAGTGCTGGACGAAAACGACAACGTGCTGCACAGCGAGTTGGTCAAGGAAATCGCTGAAGAGCCAAACTACGAAGCAGCCCTGGCTGTTTTGAAGTAA
- a CDS encoding glycosyltransferase codes for MNQPATKVLVIGYVWPEPRSSAAGGHMMQILESFLAQGWNITFSSPATIGEHKADLPALGIAECAIELNNSSFDDFICELAPDIVLFDRFMMEEQFGWRVEKCCPDALRVLETSDLQSLRDARHQRLKDHLKADPDSDDFSALFSPALHEEFQLMADTDLAKREIAAIYRCDISLMISDVEIRLLTEQFKVPAALLHWCPLMLEPPAEPFAPFEDRAHFLSIGNFRHAPNWDAVLWMKNSLWPLIRQQLPDAQLHIYGAYTPPKATALHNPAQGFHVMNWAEDALQVMTAARICLAPLRFGAGIKGKLADAMLCGTPNITTPIGAEAMGDEQPWPGLIEHSAPALAAAAVALYQDRERWTQAQENGRQLLARRYDQNIHGPALVACLQQCRSHLAAHRRDNFTGSMLRHHAHKSTQYMSQWIEAKNRSV; via the coding sequence ATGAATCAGCCCGCCACCAAAGTCCTGGTCATTGGTTATGTCTGGCCGGAACCACGTTCCTCGGCCGCAGGCGGGCATATGATGCAGATTCTTGAGAGTTTTCTGGCGCAAGGTTGGAACATTACCTTCAGCAGCCCCGCAACCATCGGCGAGCACAAGGCCGATCTGCCCGCCCTGGGCATAGCCGAATGCGCTATCGAGTTGAATAACAGCAGTTTCGACGATTTTATCTGCGAACTCGCTCCGGATATCGTGCTGTTCGACCGCTTCATGATGGAAGAACAGTTCGGTTGGCGCGTCGAGAAATGTTGCCCCGATGCCCTGCGCGTACTGGAAACCTCTGACCTGCAAAGCCTGCGTGACGCACGGCATCAGCGCCTCAAGGACCACCTCAAGGCCGACCCCGACAGCGACGACTTCAGCGCGCTGTTTTCCCCGGCGTTGCACGAAGAGTTCCAGCTGATGGCCGACACTGACCTGGCCAAGCGCGAAATCGCGGCGATCTACCGTTGCGATATCAGCCTGATGATCTCTGACGTGGAAATCCGCCTGCTGACCGAGCAGTTCAAAGTGCCGGCTGCCCTGCTCCACTGGTGCCCGCTGATGCTGGAACCACCCGCCGAGCCCTTCGCGCCATTTGAAGACCGGGCGCACTTCCTCAGCATCGGCAACTTCCGCCACGCGCCCAACTGGGACGCGGTGTTATGGATGAAAAACAGCCTGTGGCCGCTGATTCGCCAGCAATTGCCGGACGCCCAGTTGCATATCTATGGCGCCTACACGCCGCCCAAGGCCACTGCGCTGCATAACCCGGCGCAGGGATTTCATGTGATGAACTGGGCCGAAGATGCCTTGCAGGTGATGACGGCCGCGCGTATCTGCCTGGCGCCACTGCGCTTCGGCGCCGGCATCAAGGGCAAACTCGCGGATGCGATGCTCTGCGGCACACCGAATATCACCACGCCCATCGGCGCCGAGGCCATGGGTGATGAGCAGCCGTGGCCGGGGCTGATCGAACACAGCGCACCTGCACTCGCCGCCGCCGCCGTGGCGCTCTACCAGGACCGCGAACGCTGGACCCAGGCCCAGGAAAACGGTCGCCAGCTGTTAGCGCGCCGCTATGACCAGAACATTCATGGCCCCGCGCTGGTGGCATGTCTGCAACAGTGCCGCAGCCATCTCGCCGCCCATCGCCGCGATAACTTCACCGGCAGCATGCTGCGCCACCACGCCCATAAAAGTACGCAATACATGTCCCAGTGGATCGAGGCAAAAAACCGCAGCGTCTAA
- a CDS encoding MdtA/MuxA family multidrug efflux RND transporter periplasmic adaptor subunit has product MVDHSMQSSPRNSRRWLFGLLVLLVIAGLCWKFWPSGAAHKDAPAGHASKTGMARPGFGGSTGPVPVRVAPAVLGEFPVYYKALGTVTALNTINVRSRVGGELVKIAFEEGQMVKAGDLLAEIDPRSYQNALLQAQGTLMQNQAQLKNAQVDVQRYRDLFAQDSIAKQTLDTAEALVLQYQGTVKTNQGAVDDAKLNLEFTKIRAPISGRVGLRQVDVGNLVAANDTTFLAVITQTQPISVAFTLPENTLETVLARYHAGNKLPVEAWDRGDVKVQATGVLQSLDNQIDVTTGTLKFKARFDNKDQALFPNQFVNVHLLADTLHNVVLAPSAAIQFGNTGTFVYVLDGDKKVKVQPLVVGDTDGDNTVIKQGLKAGDRVVLEGTDRLKDGSEVEVVNESSEVPTTPTEHLQGKPAAKGETGAAAGKAQKVGS; this is encoded by the coding sequence ATGGTTGATCACTCCATGCAATCCTCCCCCCGCAACTCCCGCCGCTGGTTGTTCGGCCTGCTCGTGCTGCTGGTTATCGCCGGCCTGTGCTGGAAATTCTGGCCCAGCGGTGCCGCCCATAAAGACGCGCCGGCCGGCCATGCGAGCAAGACCGGCATGGCGCGCCCTGGGTTTGGCGGTTCCACTGGCCCGGTGCCGGTACGCGTGGCGCCTGCGGTGCTTGGCGAGTTCCCGGTGTACTACAAGGCCTTGGGCACGGTTACCGCACTGAACACGATCAATGTGCGCAGCCGGGTGGGTGGCGAGTTGGTGAAGATCGCCTTTGAAGAAGGGCAGATGGTCAAGGCCGGCGACCTGCTGGCCGAGATCGACCCGCGCAGCTACCAGAACGCCTTGCTCCAGGCCCAGGGCACGCTGATGCAGAACCAGGCCCAACTGAAAAACGCCCAGGTCGACGTGCAGCGTTATCGCGACCTGTTCGCCCAGGACAGTATTGCCAAGCAGACCCTGGACACCGCCGAAGCGCTGGTTTTGCAATACCAGGGCACGGTCAAGACCAACCAGGGCGCGGTGGATGACGCCAAGCTCAACCTCGAATTCACCAAGATCCGCGCACCGATCAGTGGCCGCGTGGGCCTGCGCCAGGTGGACGTGGGCAACCTGGTGGCGGCCAACGACACCACCTTCCTGGCCGTGATCACCCAGACCCAACCGATCAGCGTCGCCTTCACCCTGCCGGAAAATACCCTGGAAACCGTGCTTGCTCGCTACCACGCCGGCAACAAACTTCCTGTGGAAGCCTGGGACCGTGGCGATGTGAAAGTACAGGCCACCGGCGTGCTGCAGAGCCTGGACAACCAGATCGACGTCACCACCGGCACCCTGAAATTCAAGGCGCGCTTCGATAACAAGGACCAGGCGCTGTTCCCCAATCAGTTCGTCAATGTGCACCTGTTGGCTGACACCCTGCATAACGTAGTGCTGGCGCCGTCGGCGGCGATCCAGTTCGGCAACACCGGCACCTTCGTCTACGTGCTCGACGGCGACAAGAAGGTCAAGGTGCAGCCGCTGGTAGTCGGCGATACCGATGGCGATAACACCGTGATCAAGCAAGGTCTCAAGGCCGGCGACCGCGTGGTGCTGGAAGGCACTGACCGTTTGAAGGACGGCAGCGAAGTCGAAGTGGTGAATGAGAGCAGCGAAGTGCCGACCACGCCGACCGAACACCTGCAAGGCAAGCCCGCCGCGAAAGGGGAGACCGGCGCTGCCGCCGGCAAGGCGCAAAAGGTCGGTTCATGA